TCTCGTCGAGGATGGTGTTGAGCACATCGACGAAGGGCACTTCGGCGATGAGGCCGGCGAAGAGCTCGGGTGCAAGATTGGCAACTGCGCCCATCAGCATGCCACCCGCGCTGCCGCCCTCGGCGATGATCCGGCCGCGGCTGGTGAAACCCTCCGCTGCCAGCATCTCGCCGGCGGCGATGAAGTCGGTGAAGCTGTTGGGCTTGGTCTGGCGCTTGCCGTCGAGATACCAGCCCCAGCCCTTGTCGGTGCCGCCGCGGATATGGGCGATGGCGTAGACGAAGCCGCGATCGACCAGGCTGAGCGGCCGTGTCCGGAACGAGGCGGACATCGCCGCGCCGTAGGAGCCGTAGCCATAAAGCAGGCAGGGTGCCGAGCCGTCGAGCACGAGGTCTCGCCGGTGCAGCAGCGAGACCGGAACTTTCGCGCCGTCCTTCGCTGTCGCGAAAATGCGGCGCACGACATAGGTGTCGGGGTCGTGACCGGACGGGACTTCCTGGCGTTTCACAAAGGTGCGCTCGCCAGTCTCCAGATTGTAATCGTAGGTTTCGGCCGGCCGCGCCATCGAGGCGTAGATGAAGCGCAGCCGATCCGTGTCGAATTCGTAGCCGGCATCGATGCCGAGCCCATAGGCCTCCTCATCGAAGGCGATGCTGCTCTCGACTCCGCTCTCGAGATCGTGGATGACGATGCGCGGCAGGCCCTCTTCACGTTCCAGGCGGATCAGCCGGTCGGCGAGACAAAGATGGCTAAGCACGAGCCGGCCGCGCTTATGCGGCACGAGATCGACCCAACTGGATGGTGACGGATCGGCCAGCGGCGCGCGCACGATCTTGAAGTCTTCGGCGCTGTCCGCATTGGTCAGGATCAGCAACTCGTCGCCATGATGCTCGACGCTGTATTGCCGTCCAGCCTGCCGGGCCGCGATCAACTTCGGCGTGCCGGCCTTGTCGGCGAGATCGACCAGCCTGACCTCCGAGGTCTCGTGATCGCTGCTGGAGATCAGCAGAAACCGGCGCGATTGCGTCTGGTCGATATCGGCGAACAGGCCGGGGTCGGTTTCCTCGTAGAGCAGTTCGTCCTCGCTCTGCGGAGTGCCAAGCCGATGGCGCAGCACGCGCGTCGGACGATGGTCATCGTCGAGCGCGACATAGACGAAGGCGCTGGAATCGGCGGCCCAGATCATCTCACCGGAGGTGTCGGCGATTGCGTCGGGCAGGTCCTTGCCGGTGGAAAGGTCGCGGATTCGGATGAGGTAGAGCTCCGAGCCGGCCTCGTCGGCGCTCCAGGCGAGCAGCTGATGGTCCGGGCTGTGCTCGGCATCGCCGAGGTCGAAGAACTCCTTACCCTCGGACAGGGCGTCGGTATCGAGCATCACTTGTTCGCGCCCGGGCTTGCCGGCCTTGCCTGAACGCGGCTTGCGGCAGATCAGCGGGTGCTCGCCGCCGCGCCGGTAGCGGCTATAGTAGAGGAACGGTCCGTCCGGCTGCGGCGGCTCGCTGTCGTCTTCCTTGATCCGCCCGCGCATTTCCTTGACGAGGTCGCGCTGGAGCGTGCGTGTCGGGCCCATAAGCTTGTCGCACCAGGCGTTCTCGGCCTCGATATGCGCGCGGATCTCGGCCGGCAGGACGTCTGGATCGCGCAGCACGTCGCGCCAGTTCTCGGCTCGGAGCCAAGCGTAGTCGTCGGTCAGGACAA
This sequence is a window from Bosea vestrisii. Protein-coding genes within it:
- a CDS encoding S9 family peptidase gives rise to the protein MTSQRRVSAQPVPAIRPQTSTVHGVVLTDDYAWLRAENWRDVLRDPDVLPAEIRAHIEAENAWCDKLMGPTRTLQRDLVKEMRGRIKEDDSEPPQPDGPFLYYSRYRRGGEHPLICRKPRSGKAGKPGREQVMLDTDALSEGKEFFDLGDAEHSPDHQLLAWSADEAGSELYLIRIRDLSTGKDLPDAIADTSGEMIWAADSSAFVYVALDDDHRPTRVLRHRLGTPQSEDELLYEETDPGLFADIDQTQSRRFLLISSSDHETSEVRLVDLADKAGTPKLIAARQAGRQYSVEHHGDELLILTNADSAEDFKIVRAPLADPSPSSWVDLVPHKRGRLVLSHLCLADRLIRLEREEGLPRIVIHDLESGVESSIAFDEEAYGLGIDAGYEFDTDRLRFIYASMARPAETYDYNLETGERTFVKRQEVPSGHDPDTYVVRRIFATAKDGAKVPVSLLHRRDLVLDGSAPCLLYGYGSYGAAMSASFRTRPLSLVDRGFVYAIAHIRGGTDKGWGWYLDGKRQTKPNSFTDFIAAGEMLAAEGFTSRGRIIAEGGSAGGMLMGAVANLAPELFAGLIAEVPFVDVLNTILDESLPLTPMEWPEWGDPIRDEAAFRTILSYSPYENVKAQPYPPILATGGLADPRVTYWEPAKWVARLRATMTGGGPVMLHTNMDAGHAGAAGRFDSLKETALAYAFAIKAAAGGWGEAGEEVSSS